The following coding sequences lie in one Flagellimonas eckloniae genomic window:
- a CDS encoding YHYH protein — translation MKSLKFMHLLLFGAITFITSCSSDSENTDDTDDTDDSSDAVSTPLSAFDEFNPDGVTVSFDGDEITIESNGIPNHTSPYWEVDNPLYIDPVVATRLTPGFMEERARSYSLTVSSAPELANSGTATGLGAIGIAVTGAPIFNDQEGNNQPIEEQIVETFDYAGAHNGPSGYHYHIESSDVPENTILSFDDEKLVGIMADGFLLYGRKEADGSYPTDLDESGGHFGVTPHSDGVEVYHYHIINEFYFGSVIALFAGELQGTPNTIM, via the coding sequence ATGAAGTCCCTAAAATTTATGCATTTGCTTCTTTTTGGAGCGATTACTTTTATTACATCCTGCAGTAGTGATTCAGAAAACACAGATGATACAGATGATACAGATGATTCGTCCGATGCCGTAAGCACACCATTATCGGCATTCGATGAGTTTAATCCGGACGGGGTGACCGTTTCATTTGACGGTGATGAGATCACCATTGAATCCAATGGAATTCCCAACCATACTTCCCCGTACTGGGAAGTGGACAACCCTCTATATATCGATCCCGTAGTGGCTACACGTTTAACTCCTGGTTTTATGGAAGAACGTGCCCGTAGCTATTCCCTAACTGTTTCTTCCGCACCGGAACTGGCCAATTCCGGCACCGCTACGGGATTAGGCGCCATTGGAATTGCTGTAACGGGGGCACCTATCTTTAATGATCAGGAAGGAAACAATCAACCTATTGAGGAACAAATTGTGGAAACCTTTGATTATGCAGGGGCACACAACGGTCCTTCTGGCTATCACTATCATATAGAGTCTTCCGATGTGCCTGAAAACACTATACTTTCCTTTGATGATGAGAAATTGGTGGGCATTATGGCAGATGGGTTTTTATTGTATGGAAGAAAGGAAGCGGATGGGTCTTACCCTACCGATCTGGATGAATCGGGTGGACATTTTGGAGTGACCCCGCATAGCGACGGAGTGGAAGTCTATCATTACCACATCATAAACGAATTTTATTTTGGGAGTGTCATTGCCCTTTTTGCCGGTGAACTACAGGGTACTCCTAATACAATCATGTAG
- a CDS encoding toxin-antitoxin system YwqK family antitoxin: protein MKLFFWSLLGLGLLVIGCSEQKEKSIENNSTSDALTEVPDTLVQKSALEYDNKISTWTFNGTPYSGFVVSYYPDKSLREKFGVLNGKKQNEYIRWYSDGHFKDVSTYHKGKLHGEKKIWSQDSTHILVAHYNYDAGWPHGEQTKWYTTGELFKKMNMNRGKEEGMQQAFRKNGALYANYEAREGRIFGMKKAKLCYSLEDENVQYKKK, encoded by the coding sequence ATGAAATTGTTTTTTTGGTCCCTTTTGGGTTTAGGTCTTCTGGTTATTGGGTGCTCCGAACAAAAAGAAAAATCAATTGAAAATAATAGTACTTCCGATGCCTTGACGGAGGTGCCAGATACCTTGGTGCAAAAATCAGCGTTGGAATATGACAATAAAATATCTACATGGACATTTAACGGCACCCCCTATTCGGGGTTTGTCGTTAGCTATTATCCAGACAAGAGCTTGAGGGAAAAATTCGGGGTCTTAAACGGAAAAAAACAGAATGAATATATACGATGGTATTCAGACGGACATTTTAAGGACGTTTCTACATATCACAAAGGAAAATTACATGGAGAGAAAAAAATATGGTCCCAGGATTCTACACATATCCTAGTTGCGCATTACAATTATGATGCGGGTTGGCCACATGGTGAGCAAACAAAATGGTATACAACCGGTGAGCTCTTCAAAAAAATGAACATGAACAGGGGAAAAGAAGAGGGCATGCAGCAGGCATTCAGGAAGAACGGTGCCCTATATGCCAATTATGAAGCTCGGGAAGGAAGAATTTTTGGAATGAAAAAAGCAAAACTCTGTTATTCCCTAGAGGATGAAAACGTTCAATATAAAAAGAAATAG
- a CDS encoding SDR family oxidoreductase, with protein sequence MKILLTGATGYIGKRILPILVNMGHHIVCCVRDKSRFNPPESLKSSISIIEVDLIDISTLSKIPDDIDIAYYLVHSMSTSADYMLLEEKCAKNFQETLSKLSVQQVIYLSGIVNESNLSKHLLSRKTVEDELGKGTYKLTTFRAGIIVGSGSASFEIIRDLVEKLPIMIAPKWLLTKCQPIAISDVLKILTKSILHQKTYNKNFDIGSDDILTYKDMLLEFANVRNLRRTIFTVPVMSPRLSSYWLYFVTSTSYKLASSLVDSMKVEVICRNNEINQILKLTPISYKEALLRAFEKVKANDIVSSWKDSYSSSEMRINVSDFIQVPEFGCFKDQRSKQFEDRETTITKIWSIGGETGWYYGNWLWRFRGFLDKIFGGVGIRRGRTNRTSISVGDSLDFWRVLYVNKHEGRLLLFAEMKLPGEAWLEFKIVEDTLVQTATFRPLGLAGRMYWYGVYLFHGFIFNGLLRELCKKDKN encoded by the coding sequence ATGAAAATACTGTTAACTGGAGCCACAGGTTACATTGGCAAGCGGATACTTCCCATATTGGTCAATATGGGACATCATATTGTATGCTGCGTAAGGGACAAATCTAGGTTTAACCCTCCAGAATCACTAAAATCAAGCATTTCTATTATTGAAGTCGATTTAATTGATATTTCCACACTTTCAAAAATCCCTGATGATATTGATATTGCCTATTATCTGGTTCATTCAATGTCTACATCTGCTGATTATATGTTATTAGAAGAAAAGTGTGCCAAAAACTTTCAAGAAACACTTTCAAAATTATCCGTTCAGCAGGTTATTTATTTAAGCGGTATTGTCAATGAATCCAATTTGTCAAAGCATCTTCTTTCCAGAAAAACAGTGGAAGACGAATTGGGAAAAGGAACTTATAAACTGACTACTTTTAGAGCGGGAATAATTGTTGGTTCTGGGAGTGCATCCTTTGAGATTATTCGTGATCTGGTTGAGAAACTTCCTATCATGATAGCACCAAAATGGCTACTTACCAAATGCCAACCCATTGCAATATCAGATGTTCTTAAGATTCTTACTAAGAGTATTTTACATCAGAAAACATATAACAAGAATTTTGATATTGGTTCTGATGACATCCTAACCTACAAGGACATGCTGTTGGAATTTGCTAATGTTCGAAATCTGCGAAGAACGATATTTACGGTTCCAGTTATGAGTCCAAGACTTTCTTCATACTGGCTGTATTTCGTTACTTCAACATCTTATAAATTAGCTAGCTCTCTTGTAGACAGCATGAAGGTTGAGGTAATATGTAGAAATAATGAAATAAACCAAATCTTAAAACTAACACCTATTTCATACAAAGAAGCTTTATTAAGAGCTTTTGAAAAAGTTAAGGCAAATGATATTGTTTCTAGCTGGAAAGACTCATATTCCAGTAGTGAAATGAGAATTAATGTTTCTGATTTTATTCAAGTTCCCGAGTTTGGTTGTTTTAAAGATCAGCGAAGCAAACAATTTGAAGACCGTGAAACTACCATTACCAAAATTTGGAGTATAGGAGGTGAAACGGGATGGTACTATGGAAATTGGCTTTGGCGATTTCGTGGGTTTTTAGATAAAATTTTTGGTGGGGTTGGTATAAGAAGGGGACGGACAAATAGAACTTCAATATCAGTGGGTGATTCTCTGGATTTCTGGCGTGTTTTGTATGTAAATAAACATGAAGGGAGATTGTTGCTTTTTGCGGAAATGAAACTTCCAGGAGAGGCATGGTTGGAATTTAAGATTGTGGAAGATACATTAGTCCAAACAGCAACATTTAGACCCTTGGGTCTAGCTGGTAGAATGTATTGGTATGGCGTTTATTTATTCCACGGTTTTATTTTTAATGGATTATTACGAGAACTATGTAAAAAAGACAAGAACTAA
- a CDS encoding sialate O-acetylesterase: protein MRRTLLIGTALAFGLLFIQPIQAEVKLPAIVSSNMVLQRNTTVQLWGWADAGEKITIKPSWLQEPLRLTADNDGNWAVSVKTTNTKASQIVNIKSNSSDITLENIVFGEVWLCSGQSNMSQSFKGYTGQPTFGASLAVTKSRNPNLRLFTVERATSKTPLKNVGEHRPWQMASPKNVLDFSAIAYFFGQQLQEILDVPVGLIHTSWGGTPIESWMSMDMMSTYKKIDLDTFNDRKQQSVPTVLYNAMINPLIPYTIKGTLWYQGESNRGKPDAYREFMPALVKDWRAKWQIGDFPFYYVQIAPYFYNNPDAYQKPENTAFLREAQLQALEDIPNSGMATTMDVGEEFCIHPARKKEVADRLLFNALNQTYGYTSIDCAFPVFDSLEVKDGGAILKFKNAETGIYSYNGLEGFEIAGENRVFYPAKAEIIKRQDVFVRSEKVKNPVAVRYAWRNWIKGTLFDVNLLPASSFRTDNWNNATQAKD, encoded by the coding sequence ATGAGAAGAACCCTTTTAATTGGCACAGCGCTAGCTTTTGGTCTATTATTTATTCAACCCATACAAGCGGAAGTTAAACTCCCGGCAATTGTATCCTCCAACATGGTTTTGCAACGCAATACAACAGTACAACTTTGGGGATGGGCAGATGCAGGAGAAAAAATAACCATTAAACCGTCATGGTTGCAAGAGCCATTGCGATTAACTGCCGATAACGATGGAAATTGGGCTGTTAGCGTAAAAACCACCAACACAAAAGCTTCTCAAATCGTCAACATTAAAAGCAATAGTTCAGATATAACATTGGAAAATATAGTATTTGGTGAGGTTTGGCTATGTTCAGGGCAATCCAATATGTCGCAATCGTTCAAAGGTTATACAGGTCAACCCACTTTTGGTGCTTCTCTGGCCGTTACTAAATCCAGAAACCCAAATCTACGATTATTTACTGTTGAAAGGGCAACCTCGAAAACACCCCTAAAAAATGTTGGGGAACATAGACCTTGGCAAATGGCTTCCCCTAAAAATGTTTTGGATTTTAGCGCCATAGCCTATTTTTTTGGACAACAATTACAGGAAATTTTGGATGTACCGGTAGGACTGATTCACACATCGTGGGGAGGTACACCTATTGAGTCATGGATGAGTATGGATATGATGAGTACCTATAAAAAAATAGATTTGGATACATTTAATGACCGAAAACAACAATCTGTTCCAACTGTATTGTATAATGCAATGATTAACCCCTTGATTCCATACACTATTAAAGGTACACTGTGGTATCAAGGGGAATCAAATCGTGGTAAACCGGACGCATATAGGGAATTTATGCCCGCACTTGTAAAAGATTGGCGTGCTAAATGGCAAATTGGGGATTTCCCTTTTTATTATGTACAAATAGCTCCCTATTTCTATAATAATCCAGATGCATATCAAAAGCCTGAAAACACTGCTTTTTTACGAGAGGCTCAGCTTCAGGCTTTGGAAGATATTCCAAATTCTGGAATGGCCACTACCATGGATGTTGGGGAGGAATTCTGTATTCATCCAGCCAGAAAAAAAGAAGTGGCGGACAGACTGTTGTTCAACGCACTTAACCAAACTTATGGATATACTTCAATTGATTGTGCATTTCCGGTTTTTGATTCGCTGGAAGTAAAGGATGGCGGTGCTATTTTAAAATTTAAAAATGCGGAGACCGGAATATATTCGTATAATGGACTTGAAGGATTTGAAATTGCCGGAGAAAATAGGGTGTTTTATCCGGCAAAGGCGGAAATTATTAAAAGACAGGACGTATTTGTACGTAGTGAAAAAGTAAAAAACCCTGTTGCTGTGCGCTATGCATGGCGCAATTGGATAAAAGGTACCCTCTTTGATGTCAATCTTTTACCCGCCTCTTCATTTAGAACGGATAATTGGAATAATGCTACACAAGCCAAGGATTAA
- a CDS encoding serine hydrolase domain-containing protein → MKQKSLYIVGCLVLSMATSCISKVEKEELSNQKLKQDGMVLKDETRPIIYRIDSTKIETSKLNEKIQILMDSASVTGLTISIFNNNQNIYREAFGYANFDDRTPLKTNHSFYGASLSKAVFGYLVANLAKEGVLDLDKPLQDYLDFPLYQLKSGDKWRGFQDLKHDKRYKSITARMCMSHTTGFQNWRWIDRPGNFENDNKLKIFFEPGTECFYSGEGMMLLQYVVEHITGRGLEDLAQEKIFKPLEMRNTSYLWQERFTDKYCNGHTNKQKVIKKDKRDKAQAAGSMETNLIDYTLFAKHLLELYKKKSEITDILFYPSFRIRTKAQFGPLSLEKTTEYDSIQLSYALGWGRLQSPFGPGVFKEGHGEGFQHYTILFPEQEMAILIMSNSDNAESIFKELLEVAIGDIYTPWKWENYVPYNLSDV, encoded by the coding sequence ATGAAACAAAAATCACTTTACATAGTCGGATGCTTGGTTTTGAGCATGGCCACATCTTGCATTTCAAAAGTAGAAAAGGAAGAATTAAGTAATCAAAAATTGAAACAGGACGGGATGGTCCTCAAAGATGAAACAAGACCGATTATTTATAGAATTGACAGCACCAAAATTGAAACTTCAAAACTGAACGAAAAGATTCAGATCTTGATGGATTCCGCTTCGGTAACAGGTCTTACCATTTCTATTTTCAACAACAACCAAAACATTTATAGAGAAGCATTTGGCTATGCTAATTTTGATGACAGAACGCCTCTAAAAACTAATCACTCCTTTTATGGAGCATCTTTGAGCAAAGCTGTCTTTGGATATTTGGTGGCCAATTTAGCGAAGGAAGGAGTATTGGATTTGGACAAGCCGCTTCAGGACTATTTAGATTTTCCTTTGTATCAATTGAAATCAGGAGATAAATGGCGAGGTTTTCAAGATTTAAAGCATGATAAACGATACAAAAGTATTACGGCGAGAATGTGTATGTCCCATACCACGGGATTCCAGAATTGGCGGTGGATAGACAGGCCTGGAAATTTTGAGAATGACAACAAGCTTAAAATATTTTTTGAGCCCGGTACAGAATGCTTTTATTCTGGTGAAGGAATGATGCTTTTACAATATGTTGTAGAACATATTACAGGAAGAGGTCTTGAAGATCTTGCCCAAGAAAAAATTTTTAAACCACTAGAAATGCGCAATACAAGTTATCTGTGGCAAGAACGCTTTACGGATAAATATTGCAATGGGCACACAAACAAACAAAAAGTCATTAAAAAGGATAAAAGAGACAAAGCCCAGGCCGCAGGTTCCATGGAAACCAATTTAATTGATTACACTTTGTTTGCAAAGCATCTTTTGGAGTTATACAAGAAGAAATCAGAAATAACGGACATCCTATTTTATCCAAGTTTTAGGATTCGGACCAAAGCACAATTTGGGCCACTTTCTTTGGAAAAAACAACAGAATATGACAGTATTCAATTAAGTTATGCTTTAGGGTGGGGTCGTTTGCAATCCCCTTTTGGACCTGGGGTTTTTAAAGAAGGTCATGGTGAGGGGTTTCAGCATTACACCATACTTTTTCCTGAACAGGAAATGGCAATACTCATAATGTCCAATAGTGATAATGCCGAAAGTATATTTAAAGAGCTGTTAGAGGTAGCCATTGGTGACATTTATACACCTTGGAAATGGGAAAACTATGTTCCTTATAATCTATCAGATGTATAA
- the bla gene encoding class A beta-lactamase, subclass A2: MCNKLFPLILFFILIFSHSKGQSIQTLKREIYEILQDKDATVGVAISGQNPKDTVTINGNVHLPMQSVYKYHLALAVLDQVDKEKLSLEEKITLTKKDLDNNLWSPIREKYTEGTDLTLAEIIEYTVASSDNVGCDLLFKLVGGPKTVEDFLHNSGISNVAVRYDEEIQQANWDLQYENWTTAKASNKALKVFFENANGQLSKESHAFIWKTMKSSWTGANCIRGHLPKNTVIAHKTGHSGKNKDGLTGAQNDVGIVFLPNGTYFYLSVLVSDSKEDSKVNEKIIADIAKLSWDYFNHK, translated from the coding sequence ATGTGCAACAAACTATTCCCTTTAATTCTATTCTTTATTCTGATTTTCAGTCATTCAAAGGGACAATCAATCCAGACTTTAAAACGAGAAATCTATGAAATACTTCAAGATAAAGATGCTACTGTCGGAGTTGCGATTTCGGGACAAAACCCCAAAGACACGGTCACAATAAATGGCAATGTCCATCTACCAATGCAAAGTGTTTATAAATACCATTTGGCTTTGGCTGTATTAGACCAGGTTGATAAAGAGAAACTTTCTCTTGAAGAAAAGATAACACTAACTAAAAAGGATTTGGACAACAATCTTTGGAGCCCAATACGTGAAAAATATACAGAGGGTACTGATTTGACATTGGCAGAAATAATCGAATACACCGTTGCTTCCAGTGATAATGTTGGCTGCGACTTGTTATTCAAGCTTGTAGGAGGGCCAAAAACCGTTGAAGACTTTTTACATAATTCTGGCATATCCAATGTGGCGGTTAGGTATGATGAAGAGATTCAGCAAGCTAATTGGGACCTTCAATATGAAAACTGGACCACCGCAAAAGCTTCAAATAAAGCCCTGAAAGTTTTCTTTGAAAATGCTAATGGTCAATTATCAAAAGAAAGCCATGCTTTTATCTGGAAGACAATGAAGAGTTCGTGGACGGGAGCAAACTGTATCAGGGGGCATTTGCCTAAAAATACAGTTATTGCCCACAAGACGGGTCATTCTGGAAAAAACAAGGATGGCTTAACTGGAGCCCAAAATGATGTGGGAATAGTTTTTTTACCCAACGGCACCTATTTTTATTTAAGTGTTTTGGTGAGTGATTCAAAAGAAGATAGTAAAGTAAATGAAAAAATAATTGCGGATATTGCTAAACTAAGCTGGGACTATTTTAATCACAAATAA
- a CDS encoding glycosyltransferase, which translates to MKKALFIGYVWPEPNTTAAGHRMLQLLNAFKKFGYQVVFSSTAVKSQYSYNLDSIDVEFMTIKLNHSSFDVFVQELNPDIVVFDRYMMEEQFGWRVAEFAPQALRVLNTEDLHSLRKVREECYKQGEEFTLKKWKNHSMTLREMTSIYRSDLSLLISTYEMEILQSELGISKHMLLHLPFMLDEISNKEVNTWPNFEERKDFLCAGNGKHTPNVDSIITLKRHIWPLIKNRLPEANLNIYGAYLPQQILEMNNPKEGFHVMGWAEDLASKLKSTRVVLAPLQFGAGIKGKLIDAMKNGTPSVTTSTGTEGMHGNSSWGGIICDDWEVFAKASVQLYENKEKWGQAQFSGIAIINKYYSKAIRIKKLEEKLKHIQSNLTEYREQNFIGRLLQQQTMASTKYMAKWIEEKNRGQA; encoded by the coding sequence ATGAAAAAGGCTCTTTTTATCGGATATGTCTGGCCAGAACCTAACACAACAGCTGCTGGTCACCGTATGCTTCAGTTGTTGAATGCCTTTAAAAAGTTTGGATATCAAGTAGTTTTCAGCTCAACAGCCGTGAAATCTCAATACAGTTACAATTTGGATTCAATAGATGTTGAATTCATGACCATAAAACTAAATCACTCTAGTTTTGATGTATTTGTACAAGAGCTGAATCCAGATATTGTGGTTTTTGACCGCTATATGATGGAAGAGCAATTTGGGTGGCGTGTAGCCGAATTTGCACCACAAGCACTTCGGGTTTTAAACACCGAAGATTTACATTCCCTGAGAAAAGTTAGAGAAGAATGTTATAAACAAGGGGAGGAGTTCACTTTAAAAAAATGGAAGAACCATTCCATGACGCTACGTGAAATGACAAGCATATACCGTTCTGACCTTTCTTTACTTATTTCAACCTATGAAATGGAAATTTTACAAAGTGAGTTGGGAATTTCCAAACATATGCTATTGCATCTTCCTTTTATGTTGGATGAAATTTCCAATAAAGAAGTCAATACCTGGCCAAACTTTGAAGAACGAAAAGACTTTTTATGTGCCGGAAATGGCAAACATACCCCTAATGTAGATTCTATTATAACACTTAAAAGACATATTTGGCCTTTGATTAAAAATAGACTCCCTGAGGCTAACCTAAATATTTATGGAGCTTATCTTCCACAACAAATTCTAGAAATGAATAACCCAAAAGAAGGTTTTCATGTGATGGGTTGGGCTGAAGATTTAGCATCTAAATTAAAAAGCACGCGAGTAGTGTTAGCTCCTTTACAGTTTGGAGCTGGAATTAAAGGAAAATTGATTGATGCCATGAAAAATGGAACCCCAAGTGTCACCACGTCTACAGGTACAGAAGGTATGCACGGGAATTCATCTTGGGGCGGTATAATTTGTGATGATTGGGAAGTATTTGCTAAGGCATCGGTTCAACTTTATGAAAATAAGGAGAAGTGGGGGCAAGCTCAGTTCAGTGGAATAGCTATTATTAATAAATACTACAGCAAGGCTATTCGCATCAAGAAGCTGGAAGAAAAACTAAAACACATACAATCAAATCTAACAGAATACCGAGAACAGAATTTTATTGGTAGGTTACTGCAACAGCAAACAATGGCAAGTACCAAGTATATGGCCAAATGGATTGAAGAAAAAAATAGGGGACAGGCTTAA
- a CDS encoding DEAD/DEAH box helicase, which produces MEVEKVVNRKTLYDYQLEDLKQIFKHINELPKGSNILYQLPTGGGKTVVFSEITRKYIKDTGKKVMVLTHRIELSRQTSKMLHGFGVANKIINSEVKELQDQDDYMCFVAMVETLNNRLQEEKVTINNIGLVIIDEAHYNSFRKLFKYFEDSTILGVTATPLSSNIKLPMKDHYKHLIIGESIKSLIEKRFLAKANLYNYDVSLKTLKLGINGDYTVKSSDEFYGNHSMLGKLVTAYEEIAKGTKTLIFNNGINTSLYVYETFKKAGYNVRHLDNKNTANERREILDWFAKTPDAILTSVSILTTGFDEPTVQSIILNRATRSLTLYFQMIGRGSRILPNKDEFTVIDMGNNIARFGPWNAPVDWQEIFHFPDFYLENIKNDEDIEKEFIYEMPEELKAKFSKSDNITFDIKAEYKRIFAQGKKSKLVLEMSIEQHAQICVENSEDVFDARILAKELKEEIAYRVRQYSYCIMNNTKNYKEWLEEDYERKLRSNISKKFAALL; this is translated from the coding sequence TTGGAGGTAGAGAAAGTAGTTAATAGAAAAACATTATATGATTATCAGCTTGAAGATTTAAAGCAGATATTCAAACACATAAATGAATTGCCCAAGGGCAGCAATATCTTATACCAGTTACCAACTGGAGGTGGAAAAACAGTGGTTTTTTCTGAAATTACCCGAAAGTACATCAAGGACACTGGTAAAAAGGTCATGGTGCTTACCCATAGAATTGAGTTGAGCAGACAGACTTCCAAGATGCTACATGGGTTTGGAGTGGCCAACAAAATCATTAATAGTGAGGTAAAAGAGCTACAGGACCAAGATGATTATATGTGTTTTGTAGCCATGGTGGAAACCCTGAACAATAGGTTACAGGAAGAAAAAGTTACCATAAACAACATTGGCCTTGTGATTATAGATGAGGCCCACTACAATTCCTTTAGAAAACTATTCAAGTATTTTGAAGATTCTACGATTTTGGGAGTTACGGCAACACCGTTAAGTTCCAACATAAAGCTACCCATGAAAGATCATTACAAGCATTTGATCATAGGGGAGTCCATTAAATCTTTAATAGAGAAGCGATTTTTGGCAAAAGCCAATCTATATAATTATGATGTAAGCCTAAAAACCCTAAAACTTGGTATAAATGGCGATTATACCGTGAAATCTTCAGATGAATTTTACGGTAACCATAGCATGTTGGGCAAACTTGTAACGGCCTATGAAGAAATAGCAAAAGGCACCAAAACATTGATTTTCAACAATGGTATAAATACATCACTTTATGTGTATGAAACCTTTAAAAAGGCAGGGTATAATGTAAGGCATTTAGATAATAAAAATACAGCTAATGAACGAAGGGAGATTTTGGACTGGTTTGCAAAAACACCAGACGCCATATTAACTTCGGTAAGTATATTGACTACAGGTTTTGACGAACCAACGGTGCAATCCATTATTTTGAATAGAGCCACCCGCTCCCTTACCCTATATTTTCAAATGATTGGTAGAGGGTCTAGAATTTTGCCCAATAAAGACGAGTTCACCGTAATAGATATGGGAAACAATATCGCACGGTTTGGACCATGGAATGCTCCTGTGGATTGGCAGGAAATCTTTCACTTTCCAGATTTTTATCTAGAAAACATCAAGAATGATGAGGATATAGAAAAGGAATTTATCTATGAAATGCCCGAAGAACTTAAGGCAAAGTTCAGCAAATCGGATAATATCACATTTGATATTAAGGCAGAATACAAGCGAATTTTTGCCCAAGGGAAAAAATCGAAATTGGTATTGGAAATGAGTATTGAGCAACATGCACAGATTTGTGTAGAAAACAGTGAGGATGTTTTTGATGCCCGCATCCTCGCCAAGGAACTCAAAGAAGAAATTGCCTATAGAGTACGTCAATATTCCTATTGCATCATGAACAACACCAAGAACTACAAGGAATGGTTGGAAGAGGATTATGAGCGAAAATTACGCTCCAATATTTCCAAAAAGTTTGCGGCACTACTATAG
- a CDS encoding sigma-70 family RNA polymerase sigma factor, with amino-acid sequence MRQLKIIKQVTNRESKSLDKYLQDISKIDLITAQEEVELAQRIRTGDRLALEKLTNANLRFVVSVAKQYQNQGLKLPDLINEGNVGLVKAAQRFDETRGFKFISYAVWWIRQSILQALAEQSRVVRLPLNKIGSINKIKKTFSYLEQAHERPPSPEEIAKELDMTVTEVKQSLKNTGRHVSMDAPLREGETSSLYDVLNSSESPKPDKDLMHQSLNTEINRALETLSPREADVVRLYYGIGDQQSMTLEEIGSTFDLTRERVRQIREKAIRKLRHTSKSKILKSYLG; translated from the coding sequence ATGAGGCAACTTAAAATAATCAAACAGGTTACTAATAGAGAATCCAAATCGCTTGATAAATACCTTCAAGATATTAGTAAAATAGATTTGATAACCGCACAGGAAGAGGTAGAGTTGGCTCAACGCATACGAACAGGCGACCGCTTGGCCCTAGAAAAATTGACCAATGCCAATTTAAGGTTTGTGGTATCTGTTGCCAAACAGTACCAGAATCAAGGCTTAAAATTACCTGATCTTATTAATGAAGGTAATGTTGGATTGGTAAAAGCAGCCCAAAGATTTGATGAAACCCGTGGGTTCAAGTTTATTTCCTATGCTGTGTGGTGGATTAGACAATCCATTCTTCAAGCATTGGCGGAACAGTCTAGGGTTGTACGTCTTCCTCTGAACAAGATTGGTTCTATCAACAAAATAAAAAAGACATTCTCCTATTTAGAGCAGGCACATGAAAGACCACCTTCGCCTGAGGAAATTGCCAAGGAATTGGACATGACGGTTACTGAGGTTAAACAATCGCTCAAAAATACTGGAAGACATGTATCTATGGATGCGCCATTGCGTGAAGGAGAAACTTCGAGTTTGTACGATGTGTTGAATTCAAGTGAATCTCCCAAACCGGACAAGGATTTAATGCATCAATCCTTAAATACAGAAATTAACAGGGCTTTGGAAACATTGTCTCCGCGTGAAGCAGATGTAGTTCGTTTATATTATGGAATTGGTGATCAACAATCCATGACATTGGAAGAAATAGGAAGTACTTTTGATTTAACACGGGAACGTGTGAGGCAAATAAGGGAAAAGGCAATACGAAAATTGCGACATACTTCTAAGAGTAAGATTCTAAAATCTTACTTGGGCTAG